From a single Apium graveolens cultivar Ventura chromosome 2, ASM990537v1, whole genome shotgun sequence genomic region:
- the LOC141708074 gene encoding UDP-glycosyltransferase 87A2-like, with protein MGSMIDLEQAAPTAHLVAIPFPGRGHINPMINFCKLLATKHPDFLITLVVTEWLGFLSSESQPSDNMLFRTIPNVIPSELVRAADHSGFIKATSTEMKAPVELVIEGLEPRPMAIIYDAFLTWVVSIRGSISKAAFWPMSATVFSMFLHYHLLCRNHHLPLLNLSGVPYLWVTRVEASRINGGDSDSDRGMVVPWCEQLRVLCHPAVGGFWTHCGWNSTKEGV; from the exons ATGGGATCAATGATAGACTTAGAACAAGCAGCTCCCACTGCTCACTTGGTGGCCATACCATTTCCAGGCAGAGGCCATATCAACCCTATGATTAATTTTTGCAAGCTACTAGCAACCAAGCATCCTGATTTTCTCATAACCTTGGTTGTCACTGAGTGGCTCGGTTTCTTAAGCTCTGAGTCCCAGCCATCGGATAATATGCTGTTCCGAACTATTCCTAACGTTATTCCTTCTGAGCTGGTTCGTGCTGCGGATCATTCCGGTTTCATAAAAGCTACATCTACAGAAATGAAAGCTCCTGTTGAGCTGGTCATAGAGGGCCTTGAGCCTAGGCCAATGGCTATTATATACGATGCGTTTTTAACTTGGGTGGTGAGTATACGGGGGAGTATTTCTAAAGCGGCGTTTTGGCCAATGTCGGCGACGGTTTTCTCCATGTTCTTGCACTACCATCTTCTTTGTCGAAACCACCATTTGCCTCTACTCAATTTATCAG GTGTACCTTATTTATGGGTTACACGCGTAGAAGCATCTAGAATTAATGGCGGTGATTCTGATAGTGATAGAGGAATGGTTGTGCCATGGTGTGAGCAACTTCGGGTGTTATGTCACCCTGCAGTGGGAGGCTTCTGGACACATTGTGGATGGAATTCGACTAAAGAAGGTGTCTAA
- the LOC141708073 gene encoding uncharacterized protein LOC141708073: MATNAPKFQKPELLPAPNPPNYHPQTTVSHDGLHFYQFMISGSIAGMVEHMSMFPIDTIKTQMQTLNSCPIKSVSIHHALTSILKSQGISGFYRGITAMGLGAGPAHAVYFSVYENCKTRFLGSGYNDSLVHALSGVFATVASDAVFTPMDVVKQRLQMRNSPYPGVLDCVGRVFREEGFRGFYASYKTTVLMNAPFTAVHFATYEAVKKGLVKVKEESGEDESFVVHAAAGAAAGAVAAAITTPLDVVKTQLQCQGVCGCDRFKSGSMKDVIRTIIKKDGYHGLMRGWVPRMLFHAPAAAICWSTYEAGKSFFQEVNSGRSNRNTSSVT, encoded by the exons ATGGCAACAAACGCTCCCAAATTCCAAAAACCCGAACTTCTACCCGCTCCAAACCCGCCCAATTACCACCCTCAAACCACCGTATCACACGACGGACTTCACTTCTACCAGTTCATGATTTCCGGGTCAATCGCCGGAATGGTTGAACACATGTCTATGTTCCCAATTGACACAATCAAGACTCAAATGCAAACCCTAAATTCTTGCCCAATTAAATCAGTTTCAATTCACCATGCTCTAACTTCAATTCTCAAATCTCAGGGTATTAGTGGATTCTATAGGGGCATTACTGCAATGGGTCTCGGTGCTGGCCCGGCTCACGCAGTTTATTTCTCTGTTTACGAGAATTGTAAGACTAGGTTTTTAGGCTCTGGGTATAATGATTCTTTAGTACATGCATTGTCTGGTGTTTTTGCTACTGTGGCTAGTGATGCGGTGTTTACGCCTATGGATGTTGTTAAACAGCGGTTACAGATGAGGAATAGTCCGTATCCGGGTGTGTTGGATTGTGTTGGGAGGGTGTTTAGGGAAGAAGGATTTAGGGGGTTTTATGCGTCTTATAAGACTACTGTTTTGATGAATGCTCCGTTTACTGCTGTGCATTTTGCAACGTACGAGGCAGTGAAAAAAGGGTTGGTTAAGGTTAAGGAGGAAAGTGGTGAGGATGAGAGTTTTGTTGTTCATGCTGCAGCAGGTGCTGCTGCTGGAGCGGTGGCTGCTGCCATTACGACTCCCCTTGATGTTGTTAAGACTCAGTTGCAGTGCCAG GGTGTCTGTGGATGCGACAGATTTAAAAGTGGTTCAATGAAAGATGTTATTAGAACTATAATAAAAAAGGATGGATATCATGGGTTAATGAGAGGATGGGTGCCAAGAATGCTCTTCCATGCTCCTGCTGCTGCAATCTGCTGGTCTACCTATGAAGctggaaaatcatttttccaagagGTCAATAGTGGTAGGAGCAACAGGAACACGAGCAGTGTCACCTGA